The region GACGAGCTCAAAGGGATGATCGGAAAGCCATACTTGGAGGGCTGACGCCTGGTTCAAGGTTATCGGCTGCGTTCCGAGAACCTCGATCCCGCGAACGCAGTGCCCCCCGATCCTCCTCGCCCTTCCGCAAGGATGTTGGTCCGCCGCGGAATCCGCGCGCCGCGAGGTTCCGCGGCGGCTCGACAACCAAATGTGGCTGCGAGGTCCGAAAAGCGGACATTCGAGGCCGTTCAGTGCTCGAAGTCGGCTCAGATGTCCGGATTTCGGACCTCGCGCCGGCTGGGTGGCGGCGGCGTCAGTGCAGCACGAGCTGTGACATCGCCGGGCCGGTCGACACACACAGGTTGGGCGGCGCCGCGTGGTAACGCCATAGGGCTTGGTGAGCGCCAAGTACTCCACGCCGGCTCCGACGCGACCGTGCTGGGAGCGTGTCGTTCCCTGCGCTGCTCGCGATTGAGCAACATCAACTCCCGGAGTCGACGACGGACCAGCGCAGCAGCGTGGGGTCGCCGTCGTAGGCAGCGGTGCACGCGGCGGCGTCGGTGGGAGCGGGCTTCGCGTCCTTCCAGAGGTGCGCGGCCGACGAGCTCGTGTTCAAGATGCCGGCGCGCGCGAGGGCAGCGAAGGAGACGATGGGGCCGCGTCCGTTCAGCGCAGCCGTGACGTGAGCGTAGCCTTGCGCGAGCACGGCCACGCCTTCGTTCGTGAGGGCCCAGCTGGGGCCGGTCTTGTGCTGCGCGCTCGGGTCGCAGTCCCACATCAAGTAGCCCACCGGGGCGCCGTCGCAGCCTCCGGGGTAGCTGGGCGGGTACGCGCGCACTTCGCCGGTCTTCTGGCTGGCTTCGACGGCGAAGTAGTCCCAGGCACAAGAGCGCGCGACATCACGCAGCTTGTCGCTGTTCGTCACGACGTCCTTGAGCTGCACCTCGCGTCCCGTCGTCAGATCGATGGCGACGCCGCTGCCGGTGGAGTTCATGGGGTGCGCGGCGCGGTAGTAATACTCGGTCAACAGTGGCTGTACCGTGAGCAGCTCCCGATTGGCGGACACCAACCAGGACCACGCGCTGTGCGAGTGCGGGCTCCAGCACTTCTTGATGCCCTTTACCAGATCCGCGTAGGACGAAGCGTTGGCCAGGGCGCGATTCACGAGGGCGGCGTTCTTGATGCCGAACACCCGCACCCCGAGGTCGCTCGCCACGCAGGCCGCGCCCTCTTCCCGCATGGCCTGGCGTCGCGCCTTCGGTTCCGTGGGCGCGCATACGGCATAGTCGTAGTCGTCTCCCGGGATCTCGATCGTGGTGGTGGCGTCGGGCTTCTGCACTTTCGCGCAGCCGGGGTAGTTCGGGGCCACCACCGTTTCTCGCAGCACGCGGTACAGGGGGGGCCACTCCTTGGGGCGCGGCCACAGCTCGAAGCTCTGGGTCTTGCCCTTGAGGGTGTACTTGCCGGAAACGCGTCCCGTGGCGGCGTCACAGGTGCCGTCGAAGTTGCCGCCGCCGCGCTCCGAAAAGCGCACCGCCGTGCCGTTCCGGCTGCCGTGCACCGCGAGCTCGGGGCCCGCGCGGTCGTAGTGCACGGCGCCGGTCAGCGTCGTTTCGCTTGCCGAGCCCGGTGACAGCAGCACCGTGAGCGGCGTCTTGTCGATCGTTCCGCGATAGCTGCGATCGAAATCACACGGATGCGTTCCGTACTGTCCCTTGAAGGGCGAAGCGTCGCGCGACACTTGCGTGACCCGCAACACGCGCTTCTTGTCCGTGGCGCTCTCCGCTGCGGGCGTTTCAGCGTCCGTTCTCGCGTCCGCCCTCGCGTCCGCGCCACCGTCCCCGACTGCCGGCGTCGGGGTGCTCGCCGCTGCAGGCTCCACGACCACGCTCTTGCTCGCCTGTGCCGGGCCCGAGCTCTGCGGACCGCCACACGCGCCGAGCGCCAGCGCGCCACCAACGACTAGGACTCTGGTCACGATTTCGCAGACTACACCAGCCGGACAGCGCGTCCGCGAGCTTCCGCGCCGCACCAACAAACGAACGATCCAGCTTTGCATGGGGATGTCGCTGCGGCGCGGAAACGGCCCGCGGCGGCGTCCGTTGACGGCCCGTGGCGCCTCTGTCATCCGAAGAGCGGAGAGGGCACCGCGCCCTGGAGCGTTCGAAGCGAGGAGGTCACATGTCCGTCAAGCCGATTCCGGAGGGGTACCACACCATCACGCCGCAGCTCGCGGTGCAGGATGCCAGCAAGGCCATCGAGTTCTACAAGAAGGCGTTCGGGGCGGAGGTAAAGGACTTTGCCAAGGACCCGAGCGGCGAGAAGGTGTGGCACGCGTCGCTGCGCATCGGAACTTCGATGATCTACGTGAACGACGTGTTTCCGGAGATGGGCGGGCGCGAGAGCCAGAGCAGCATCTGGCTGTACGTGGCGGACTGCGATGCAGCGTTCGAGCAGGCGACGGAGGCCGGCGCCAAGGCGCTGATGCCGCCGGGGGACATGTTCTGGGGCGACCGCATGGCTCACGTCGCTGACCCGTTCAATCAGACCTGGACCCTCGCGACGCACGTGAAGGATCTGACGCCGGAGCAGCTGAAGGCCGCCGAGGCGGAGTTCGTCGCCAACATGAAGAAGGAGTGACGCGCGCTACTTCGCCACCCAGATGCGGCACTCGGTGACCTTTGGGGGCGGGCCGTCGTGGGGTGCGCTGGGGGGCGAGATGCCGATCAGCGTGGGCGGCGGAAACGTGAGGGTGCCGGTGATGCGTACCTTCGCGCCCGCGGGCTGCGGCGGAATGTCGAACAAGAGGTGGCCCACGCGGCGATCACGATTGGCCCACTCCTCGCTCGTGTAGGCGTAGCCGTTGTCCATGTCGTCGATGCTATGGCTCGCGACCTGACTATCTCCAGACCAGACGCCGAAGGTGCCGTGAGCGATGTCGCCGCCGCAGCCGGTGCAGTCCACCGTCAAGAATGCCCGCTTCTTCTCGCCGTCCGAGGTGAACTCCAGGGAAAACGGCACGTCCGGGCGCACGTCCACGCTGGCGATGGGAGTGCCCGGTGACGGGTAGATCACCACGAACACGACGAACAGCACGCCGCCCAAGACCAGCATGGGGGCGAGCACGAACAGGGTCATGACCCAAAGCAGTCGCTTCGATCCTCCGGGACCGCTGAAGTCCAGCTGGTTGGGACGCGGGTTTCCGTTCATGGGCGGGGCGTCGATTCACTCGTGGGCGGTTCCGGTGAGGCCCCGCAGACGAGCAGGCTACCACGGCCCCTCACTTCCGCGGCGCCGATGGCTGCCGTAGCGTAGCGCCGGAATGAGCAGAGAGTACGAGCGGCTGCGCGCGGCCCTCTCCGGGGAACGGCTGCCGGCGGTGGTCGTAGACGTCGATGCCCTCGACCGCAACGTCGCGCGGCACGTGGAGATGGTCGCAGTGTGGGGCAAGCCGCTCCGCGCGGCGAGCAAGTCCGTGCGCGTCGTCTCGCTGCTGCGGCGCGTGCTCCGCGAAGGAGCTGCGGCGTTTCGCGGCGTGATGTGCTTCGCGGCGCGGGAGGCGGAGTACCTCGCGGCGGAGGGCTTCGACGATTTCCTGCTCGCGTACCCGCCGTGGCAAGCTTCGGACCTCGACGTCGTTGCCCGTCTCGCCGCCGAGGGCAAGACGATCCGCGTCGCGGTGGACTCCCGGGAAGGCATCGAGCGGATCGGCGGCCGCGCGCCGGGGACGGACATCGTACTGTGCGTCGACATGAGTCTGCGCGCGGCGCGGGGCCGCGTGCACGTCGGCGTTCGGCGTTCGCCCTTGCACGACGTGGACGACGTCGTCGAGCTGGCGCGCTTCGCGCGCGGCGTCGCGGGCGTGCGCCTCGTCGGATTGCTCTGTTACGAAGCGCAGGTGGCCGGCTTGGGGGACGCGAGCCCCTTCGCGTCGTGGATGAACCCCGCCAAGGCCGCGATCCGTCGCGTGTCCGCTCGCGAGGTGCGCGCGCGCCGCGGCGCGATCGTCGACGCCCTCGTCGCCGAAGGCTTCGAGCTGTCCGTCGTGAACGGCGGCGGCACGGGATCGCTCTCCACCACCACGGCGGAGCCCGGCATCACGGAAGTGACGGCCGGCTCCGGCTTCTACAAGCCGCACTTGTTCGACTACTACAGCGACGCCTTCGTCCGCTCGCTGGAGCCCGCGTGCTTCTTCGCCCTGGAAACGACGCGCAAGCCCGCCGCGGACATGATCACGTGCCTGGGCGGCGGCTACGTCGCCTCCGGGGAAGCGGGCGCCGATCGCGTCCCGCTCCCCTGGCTCCCGGACGGCCTCTCGCTCTTGCCCCACGAGATGTGCGGCGAGGTGCAGACGCCGCTCCGCGTCCCCCGCGGGGTGGCGCTCGACCTCGGGGCTCCCGTCTTCTTCCGGCACGCCAAGGCCGGTGAGCTGATGGAGCGTTTCTCCGAGGTGCTGCTCGTCTCCGGAGATCGCGTGGTGGAGCGCGCGCCCACCTACCGCGGCGCAGGGCAGTGCTACTTCTGAGCCCGCCGCGAGAGCGCTTGCAGCACGCCCTCCGCGGATCGCGATAGCGGCGACAGGCCGCGTGCCTCCGCCGCCAACGCGCGCCGCGCCGCTTCGTCGAAGGGCACGCGCTCGTGCTCCGGCATGAAGCGCCAGAAGCCCTCGCCCTCGGTGTACAGGTCGCTCGTCAACCCTTCCACCAGCTCGTCCGCGATGTGGCGGTTGGCGCGCGTCACCAGTCGCAGCCAGTAGCTCGACAGCCGCGGCGTCACGAACGGCACCGGCAGCATCACGGGGCGAATGCCCGCCAGCGCCGCCGTGCGCCGCAGTACTTCCCGCAGTGACATCAGCTCCGGCCCCGGCAGTGGGTACGCCGCGCTGCCCTCGTGCTCGAGGGCCAGCGCGTGGGCGATCGCCGCCGTGACGTCTCGCAGGTCGATGGGCTCTGTGCGAGAGTCGAGCCAGCGCGGCAGCACCATGACCGGGAGTCGCGTGGCCAGATCTCGCACGATGCGCCAGCTCTCGCTGCCCTCGCCGATGATCATGCTGGCGCCCAGCTCGATGGTCGACACGCTGCCCGCGCGCAAGGTCCGTCCCGTTTGCAGGCGGCTCGCCAGGTGTCGCGACGGCGTGGCCGCCGGCTCGATGCCGCCGAGATACACCACCCGCCGTAACCTCGCCCGCTCCGCGCTCTCGCGAAACGCCTCCGCGGCGCGCTGTTCCCGCTCCGGATAATCGTCCCCCGCGCCCATCCCGTGGATCAGATACACGGCGCGCGCCACGCCTTCGAGCGCCCGCGGAATCGTCTCCGGGCGGTCCACGTCCAGCTCCCGGAGCTCCCACCCAGGGTGCCGCCGTCGCGCCCGCTCCGGGTCGCGACTGGTGCACACCACGGACAGTCCCGCCGCCTCCAGCACCGGGACCAAGTGCCGCCCGACGAATCCCGTCGCCCCCGTGACCAGCACTCGCTCAGCCATGCGCCTCGCTGGCCGCCTTCTGTTGTTGGCTCGCCGCGGAAACGACGCGGTCGGAGTGCTGTCGTCGCGGGACGA is a window of Polyangiaceae bacterium DNA encoding:
- a CDS encoding VOC family protein; its protein translation is MSVKPIPEGYHTITPQLAVQDASKAIEFYKKAFGAEVKDFAKDPSGEKVWHASLRIGTSMIYVNDVFPEMGGRESQSSIWLYVADCDAAFEQATEAGAKALMPPGDMFWGDRMAHVADPFNQTWTLATHVKDLTPEQLKAAEAEFVANMKKE
- a CDS encoding alanine racemase, with the protein product MSREYERLRAALSGERLPAVVVDVDALDRNVARHVEMVAVWGKPLRAASKSVRVVSLLRRVLREGAAAFRGVMCFAAREAEYLAAEGFDDFLLAYPPWQASDLDVVARLAAEGKTIRVAVDSREGIERIGGRAPGTDIVLCVDMSLRAARGRVHVGVRRSPLHDVDDVVELARFARGVAGVRLVGLLCYEAQVAGLGDASPFASWMNPAKAAIRRVSAREVRARRGAIVDALVAEGFELSVVNGGGTGSLSTTTAEPGITEVTAGSGFYKPHLFDYYSDAFVRSLEPACFFALETTRKPAADMITCLGGGYVASGEAGADRVPLPWLPDGLSLLPHEMCGEVQTPLRVPRGVALDLGAPVFFRHAKAGELMERFSEVLLVSGDRVVERAPTYRGAGQCYF
- a CDS encoding NAD(P)H-binding protein, translating into MAERVLVTGATGFVGRHLVPVLEAAGLSVVCTSRDPERARRRHPGWELRELDVDRPETIPRALEGVARAVYLIHGMGAGDDYPEREQRAAEAFRESAERARLRRVVYLGGIEPAATPSRHLASRLQTGRTLRAGSVSTIELGASMIIGEGSESWRIVRDLATRLPVMVLPRWLDSRTEPIDLRDVTAAIAHALALEHEGSAAYPLPGPELMSLREVLRRTAALAGIRPVMLPVPFVTPRLSSYWLRLVTRANRHIADELVEGLTSDLYTEGEGFWRFMPEHERVPFDEAARRALAAEARGLSPLSRSAEGVLQALSRRAQK